Proteins from a genomic interval of Providencia stuartii:
- a CDS encoding Grx4 family monothiol glutaredoxin produces MTTIERIERQIKENPILLYMKGSPKLPSCGFSAQAVQALSACGERFAYVDILQNPDIRAELPKYANWPTFPQLWVDGELVGGCDIIMEMYQRGELQSLIKETADKYRSADETRAE; encoded by the coding sequence ATGACGACAATTGAAAGAATCGAGCGCCAAATTAAAGAAAACCCAATCCTTCTGTACATGAAAGGCTCTCCTAAGCTCCCTAGCTGTGGTTTTTCTGCTCAGGCAGTTCAAGCTTTATCTGCTTGTGGTGAACGTTTCGCTTATGTCGATATTCTGCAAAATCCAGATATTCGTGCAGAACTACCAAAATACGCTAATTGGCCAACTTTCCCACAATTATGGGTTGATGGTGAGCTAGTAGGCGGTTGCGATATCATCATGGAAATGTATCAGCGCGGTGAACTCCAGTCACTGATTAAAGAAACTGCTGATAAGTATCGCTCTGCGGATGAGACTCGTGCGGAGTAA
- the pdxH gene encoding pyridoxamine 5'-phosphate oxidase, whose translation MNDAQNLKLAALRREYTQGGLRRTDLTPEPLALFERWLKQACEANLSDPTAMCVATVDETGQPYQRIVLLKHFDEKGLVFYTNMGSRKAQHLEKNNKVSLHFPWYPLERQVSFLGVAERLNPIEVVKYFHSRPKDSQIAAWASQQSSRISARSILEGKFLELKQKFQNGEVPLPSFWGGFRVVFNSVEFWQGGANRLHDRFIYQRDGDGWKIDRLAP comes from the coding sequence ATGAACGACGCACAAAACTTAAAGCTTGCAGCACTACGCCGTGAATACACTCAAGGCGGCTTAAGACGAACCGATTTAACGCCAGAACCTCTGGCATTATTTGAACGATGGTTAAAACAGGCCTGTGAGGCAAATCTCAGTGATCCAACGGCTATGTGCGTCGCGACGGTTGATGAAACAGGTCAACCTTATCAACGTATTGTGTTATTGAAGCACTTCGATGAAAAAGGGTTAGTTTTTTACACGAATATGGGGAGCCGTAAAGCTCAGCATCTAGAAAAAAATAATAAGGTGAGCTTACATTTTCCATGGTATCCACTTGAGCGACAAGTGAGTTTTTTAGGTGTGGCAGAACGTTTGAATCCGATTGAAGTGGTGAAGTATTTTCATAGTCGGCCAAAAGATAGCCAAATTGCAGCTTGGGCATCTCAACAGTCATCGAGAATTTCGGCTCGAAGTATTTTAGAAGGTAAGTTTTTAGAGCTAAAACAAAAATTCCAAAATGGCGAAGTACCTCTTCCTAGTTTTTGGGGCGGGTTTCGCGTGGTCTTTAATAGTGTTGAGTTTTGGCAAGGGGGAGCTAATCGTTTACATGACCGTTTTATTTACCAGCGTGATGGGGACGGATGGAAAATTGATAGGTTAGCGCCGTAA
- the pdxY gene encoding pyridoxal kinase PdxY: MKSILSIQSHVVFGHAGNSATVFPMCRMGVDVWPLNTVQFSNHTQYPQWTGTVFPAQHLTDIASGLAKIHKLEICDAVLSGYIGSAEQGKDILSIVKQVKAANPQAIYFCDPVMGHPEKGCIVAPGVAEFLCQQALQMSDVIAPNLLELETLSGETIVTVEQAVHAARQLCRKGPKIVLVKHLSRAGYRADRFEMILVTAEHSWHVSRPLVDFGEKQPVGVGDLTSGLMLVNLLKGASLPKALEHVTAAVYEVMLTTKEMGEYELQLVAAQDKLVTPNHKFCATELD, translated from the coding sequence ATGAAAAGTATTCTTTCAATTCAATCCCACGTAGTTTTCGGTCATGCTGGAAACAGTGCTACGGTATTTCCCATGTGCCGTATGGGGGTCGATGTTTGGCCACTTAACACTGTACAGTTTTCGAATCATACGCAGTATCCACAGTGGACGGGAACGGTTTTTCCAGCTCAGCATTTGACAGATATTGCCAGTGGTTTAGCCAAAATTCATAAACTGGAAATATGTGATGCTGTCTTAAGTGGCTATATTGGCTCAGCGGAACAAGGTAAGGATATTCTATCGATTGTTAAGCAAGTCAAAGCGGCTAATCCACAAGCAATTTATTTTTGTGACCCAGTAATGGGGCATCCTGAAAAAGGTTGTATTGTTGCACCGGGAGTGGCTGAATTTCTTTGTCAGCAAGCCCTACAAATGAGTGATGTGATTGCGCCTAATTTACTAGAGTTAGAAACGTTATCAGGTGAAACGATTGTAACGGTAGAGCAGGCGGTACATGCGGCACGGCAATTGTGTCGTAAAGGACCTAAAATTGTTTTAGTCAAACATTTGAGCCGAGCTGGCTATCGTGCTGATCGTTTTGAAATGATCTTAGTGACGGCTGAACACAGTTGGCATGTAAGTCGTCCACTGGTTGATTTTGGCGAAAAACAGCCCGTGGGCGTAGGTGATTTAACCAGCGGTTTAATGTTGGTGAATTTATTAAAAGGCGCAAGTTTACCAAAAGCTCTGGAACATGTTACCGCAGCAGTGTATGAAGTGATGCTAACCACCAAAGAAATGGGCGAGTATGAGCTTCAGTTAGTGGCGGCTCAAGATAAATTAGTGACGCCAAACCATAAATTTTGCGCCACAGAACTCGATTAA
- the tyrS gene encoding tyrosine--tRNA ligase codes for MSSNNLIKQLQERGLVAQVTDEDALAERLAQGPISLYCGFDPTADSLHLGHLVPLLCLKRFQLAGHKPVALVGGATGLIGDPSFKASERKLNTAETVQEWVEKIRNQVSPFLSFDCGDNSAKLANNYDWFGKMDVLTFLRDIGKHFSVNQMINKEAVKQRLNRDDVGISFTEFAYNLLQGYDFANLNKEHGVELQIGGSDQWGNITSGIDLTRRLHQNQVFGMTVPLITKADGTKFGKTEGGAVWLDPKKTSPYKFYQFWINTADADVYRFLKFFTFMELSEIDALEEEDKNSGKAPRAQYVLAENVTRLVHGEEGLAAARRITESLFSGAVSDLTEADFEQLAQDGMPCITLENGADLQQALVDSELTPSRGQARTAISSNAVAINGQKQTDPMYVFNDSDRLFGRFTLIRRGKKNDCLINWK; via the coding sequence ATGTCTAGCAATAACCTGATTAAACAATTGCAAGAGCGGGGCCTCGTTGCCCAGGTAACGGATGAGGATGCGTTAGCAGAGAGACTGGCGCAAGGCCCTATCTCTCTCTATTGCGGCTTCGACCCTACCGCCGACAGCTTGCATTTGGGACATCTGGTTCCCTTGCTGTGTTTAAAACGATTCCAACTAGCCGGGCACAAGCCTGTGGCGTTGGTCGGTGGCGCGACGGGTCTGATTGGTGATCCGAGTTTTAAAGCCTCTGAGCGTAAATTAAATACCGCAGAGACCGTCCAAGAGTGGGTGGAAAAAATCCGTAATCAAGTTTCGCCTTTCCTGAGTTTTGATTGTGGCGATAACAGCGCTAAATTAGCCAATAACTATGACTGGTTTGGCAAAATGGATGTGCTGACTTTCTTACGTGATATCGGCAAACACTTCTCTGTTAACCAGATGATCAATAAAGAAGCCGTTAAACAGCGTCTAAATCGTGATGATGTAGGTATCTCTTTTACTGAGTTTGCTTATAACTTACTCCAAGGCTACGACTTTGCAAATCTGAACAAAGAGCACGGCGTAGAATTACAAATTGGTGGTTCAGACCAATGGGGTAACATTACCTCTGGGATCGACTTAACCCGTCGTTTACATCAAAACCAAGTCTTTGGTATGACGGTGCCACTCATCACAAAAGCTGACGGGACAAAATTTGGTAAAACAGAAGGTGGGGCAGTGTGGCTTGATCCGAAGAAAACAAGCCCATATAAATTCTACCAATTCTGGATCAATACCGCAGACGCCGATGTTTATCGCTTCTTGAAGTTCTTCACTTTCATGGAGTTAAGTGAAATTGACGCCTTAGAAGAAGAAGATAAAAACAGTGGTAAAGCTCCACGTGCACAATATGTTTTGGCTGAAAATGTCACGCGACTGGTACATGGTGAAGAAGGCTTAGCGGCTGCTCGTCGTATTACTGAAAGTCTCTTCTCAGGCGCTGTTTCTGATTTGACTGAGGCGGATTTTGAACAGCTTGCTCAAGATGGTATGCCATGTATTACGCTTGAAAATGGTGCGGACTTACAACAAGCATTAGTTGATTCAGAGCTAACACCATCACGTGGCCAAGCAAGAACAGCGATTAGCTCAAATGCCGTTGCCATTAATGGTCAGAAACAAACTGACCCTATGTATGTATTTAATGATTCTGACCGCTTATTCGGCCGTTTCACATTGATTCGTCGTGGTAAGAAAAACGACTGTTTAATCAACTGGAAATAA
- the sodB gene encoding superoxide dismutase [Fe], with product MSFELPALPYAKNALEPYISEETLEYHYGKHHNTYVVNLNNLVKGTAFEGKSLEEIIKTSDAGIFNNAAQVWNHTFYWHCLAPNAGGEPTGKVAEAINKAFGSFAEFKQQFTDAAIKNFGAGWTWLVQKTDGSLAIVNTSNAATPISGDDKPILTVDIWEHAYYIDYRNARPKYLENFWALVNWKFVEENLA from the coding sequence ATGTCATTTGAACTTCCCGCTCTACCTTATGCTAAAAATGCGCTAGAACCTTATATCTCGGAAGAAACCTTAGAGTATCACTATGGTAAACACCATAATACCTATGTTGTTAATCTCAACAATTTAGTCAAAGGTACGGCTTTCGAAGGTAAATCACTGGAAGAGATCATCAAGACTTCAGATGCGGGTATTTTTAATAACGCCGCACAGGTTTGGAACCATACTTTTTACTGGCACTGCTTAGCACCAAATGCGGGTGGAGAACCAACCGGTAAAGTTGCTGAAGCCATTAATAAAGCTTTTGGTTCTTTCGCTGAATTCAAACAACAGTTCACAGATGCTGCGATTAAAAATTTCGGTGCCGGTTGGACTTGGCTGGTTCAAAAAACCGATGGCAGCTTAGCTATTGTGAATACATCAAATGCGGCAACCCCTATCTCTGGTGATGATAAACCTATCCTCACTGTCGATATTTGGGAACACGCTTATTACATTGATTACCGTAATGCGCGCCCTAAATACCTAGAGAACTTCTGGGCCTTAGTCAACTGGAAATTCGTTGAAGAAAACCTCGCTTAA
- a CDS encoding YnhF family membrane protein yields MDTDFKFGLLAALGSLAVIIAFAVHIF; encoded by the coding sequence ATGGATACAGATTTTAAATTTGGACTATTAGCAGCGTTAGGTTCTTTGGCTGTGATCATTGCTTTTGCAGTACATATTTTTTAA
- the rnt gene encoding ribonuclease T: protein MSDKNNPNALVNRFRGYYPVVIDVETGGFNAKTDGLLEIAAITLKMDKDGWLSPDETLHFHVEPFEGANLEPTALAFTGIDPTNPLRGAVSEYDALHAIFKMVRKGMKATDCNRAIIVAHNATFDHSFVMNAAERAGLKRNPFHPFATFDTAALSGLVFGQTILAKACVTAGIPFDGKQAHGALYDTNRTALLFCELVNKWKKLGGWPLAEQE from the coding sequence ATGTCTGATAAAAATAATCCCAATGCACTCGTTAACCGCTTCAGAGGATACTATCCTGTCGTCATTGATGTGGAAACGGGTGGGTTTAACGCCAAAACGGATGGCCTACTTGAAATTGCCGCCATTACTTTAAAAATGGATAAAGACGGCTGGTTATCCCCTGATGAGACCTTACATTTTCATGTAGAACCCTTTGAGGGAGCAAATTTAGAACCAACAGCTTTAGCCTTCACCGGTATTGATCCCACTAACCCATTACGTGGTGCAGTTAGTGAATACGACGCTTTGCACGCTATTTTTAAAATGGTACGCAAAGGGATGAAAGCTACCGATTGTAATCGAGCCATTATTGTTGCTCATAATGCGACATTCGATCATAGTTTTGTCATGAATGCAGCTGAACGTGCAGGCTTAAAACGTAATCCATTCCACCCATTTGCCACATTCGATACTGCGGCATTAAGTGGTCTGGTTTTCGGACAAACGATTTTAGCGAAAGCTTGTGTGACAGCGGGTATTCCATTTGATGGCAAGCAAGCTCACGGGGCCTTATATGATACGAATCGTACCGCACTGTTGTTCTGTGAATTAGTAAATAAATGGAAAAAGCTAGGTGGTTGGCCACTCGCAGAGCAAGAGTAA
- the sapF gene encoding putrescine export ABC transporter ATP-binding protein SapF → MDTLLEVRNLTKTFRFREGLFRRYELEAVKPLSFNLQAGQTLAIIGANGSGKSTLARMLSGVTEPTAGEIMIRGHRLSYGDYSYRSQRVRMIFQDPSTSLNPRQRIGQTLELPLKLNTDLTGIERERRIIQTLRQVGLLADHAEYYPHMLASGQKQRVALARALILQPEIIIADEALASLDMSMRSQIINLMLELQAKQDIAYIYVTQHLGMMKHISDKMLVMDKGVVVERGNTAEVLASPLHDVTRRLIESHFGEPLSIDAWRQDI, encoded by the coding sequence ATGGATACCTTACTTGAGGTACGTAACCTCACAAAAACATTTCGTTTTCGTGAAGGGTTATTCCGCCGATATGAATTAGAAGCCGTTAAACCGTTAAGTTTTAATCTGCAAGCAGGGCAAACTTTAGCGATTATTGGCGCGAATGGTTCAGGAAAATCAACACTGGCGCGCATGCTATCAGGTGTCACTGAACCAACCGCGGGTGAAATTATGATCCGCGGTCATCGACTTAGCTATGGCGATTATAGCTATCGTAGCCAGCGGGTGCGTATGATATTCCAAGATCCTAGTACCTCATTAAACCCACGACAACGTATTGGGCAAACACTTGAATTACCGTTAAAGCTCAATACTGATTTGACCGGAATTGAACGAGAACGCCGTATTATTCAAACACTACGGCAAGTAGGCTTATTAGCCGATCATGCAGAATATTATCCGCATATGCTAGCATCTGGTCAAAAACAGCGTGTTGCGCTCGCAAGGGCACTGATTTTACAACCCGAAATTATTATTGCGGATGAAGCATTGGCGTCACTCGATATGTCAATGCGTTCACAAATCATTAACCTCATGTTGGAACTACAGGCCAAACAAGATATTGCCTATATTTACGTAACCCAGCATTTAGGGATGATGAAACATATTAGCGATAAAATGCTCGTCATGGATAAAGGCGTTGTTGTCGAACGGGGCAATACCGCTGAGGTACTCGCATCACCACTTCATGATGTGACACGCCGATTAATTGAGAGCCATTTCGGTGAACCACTATCCATTGATGCATGGCGCCAGGATATTTGA
- the anmK gene encoding anhydro-N-acetylmuramic acid kinase, protein MIKQGRYIGIMSGTSLDGVDVVLAAISDKFVAEQSSISIAFPVELKKRILNICQGQETTLSEVGKIDRELGSLYADAVNQLLAKTGVAATDIIAIGCHGQTVWHEPDGEAPFTMQLGDNNRVAALTGITTVGDFRRRDMAYGGQGAPLVPAFHLAVLGHAIEKRIILNIGGISNITALLPGAYVKGYDTGPGNMLMDIWVWRHKQCGYDENGNWASSGIVHQPLLKAMLRDPYFRRSAPKSTGREYFNMQWLDKHLANFPALLPQDVQATLCELTAVSIAEQILLCGGCERLIVCGGGAKNTFLMQRLAALLPGTEVGPSDKYGLSGDDMEALAFAWLAARTIANLPGNLASVTGAERATVLGAIYPANTDEK, encoded by the coding sequence ATGATAAAGCAAGGTCGTTATATAGGGATCATGTCAGGAACCAGCTTAGATGGGGTCGATGTTGTTCTTGCAGCGATCAGCGATAAATTTGTTGCTGAGCAATCCAGTATTAGTATTGCGTTTCCTGTTGAGTTGAAAAAAAGAATTCTCAATATATGCCAAGGTCAGGAAACCACATTATCTGAAGTTGGAAAAATTGATCGTGAGTTAGGTTCTCTTTATGCAGATGCTGTGAACCAGTTGCTAGCTAAAACGGGAGTCGCGGCTACCGATATCATTGCAATAGGTTGTCATGGGCAAACAGTTTGGCATGAGCCTGATGGTGAAGCACCTTTCACAATGCAACTTGGTGATAATAATCGGGTCGCCGCATTAACGGGTATTACGACAGTCGGTGACTTTAGACGGCGAGATATGGCGTATGGCGGGCAGGGGGCTCCACTTGTGCCTGCCTTTCATTTAGCGGTATTGGGTCATGCGATAGAAAAAAGAATTATATTAAATATTGGTGGCATATCGAATATTACAGCTTTACTGCCAGGCGCTTATGTCAAAGGTTATGATACCGGGCCTGGGAATATGTTGATGGATATATGGGTATGGCGTCATAAACAATGTGGCTATGACGAAAACGGTAATTGGGCAAGCTCGGGAATTGTGCATCAACCACTACTTAAAGCGATGTTACGCGATCCCTATTTTAGACGTTCGGCGCCTAAAAGCACGGGGCGAGAATATTTTAATATGCAATGGTTAGATAAACATTTAGCGAATTTCCCCGCACTGTTACCTCAAGATGTGCAAGCCACCTTATGTGAATTAACTGCAGTGTCCATTGCTGAACAAATATTGCTTTGTGGTGGCTGTGAGCGTTTAATCGTGTGCGGTGGCGGAGCAAAAAATACCTTTTTAATGCAGCGCCTTGCTGCGTTACTGCCGGGAACAGAAGTTGGCCCAAGCGATAAATATGGATTAAGTGGTGATGATATGGAAGCGCTGGCTTTTGCTTGGCTCGCTGCACGAACGATCGCGAATCTACCGGGTAACCTTGCGTCAGTGACAGGTGCTGAGCGTGCCACTGTTCTTGGCGCGATTTACCCTGCCAATACCGATGAAAAATAA
- the gstA gene encoding glutathione transferase GstA, whose translation MKLYYAPGACSLSPHIILRETGLDFSIIRVNLKDKTTEDGQDFLAINPKGQVPTLILDDGEQLTEGAVIVQYLADQKQDRHLIAPAGTMKRYHQLEALNFISTELHKNFAPLFTPGTPEEYKQIARATLSRKFQYVDDVLAKQAFFADDSFTVADAYLFTVSNWAKLVGVDITHLKHLTEYCDKIAKRPKVQEALSAEGLI comes from the coding sequence ATGAAATTGTATTATGCTCCCGGTGCTTGTTCTCTTTCTCCTCACATTATCTTGCGCGAAACAGGGCTGGACTTCAGCATTATACGCGTCAATTTAAAAGATAAAACAACGGAAGATGGCCAAGATTTCTTAGCTATCAACCCTAAAGGGCAAGTTCCTACCTTGATTTTAGATGATGGTGAACAGTTGACGGAAGGTGCAGTGATTGTGCAATATCTCGCTGACCAAAAACAAGATAGACATTTAATCGCCCCTGCTGGCACGATGAAACGTTATCATCAACTTGAAGCACTGAATTTTATTTCCACTGAGCTACATAAGAATTTTGCGCCTTTATTCACACCAGGAACCCCTGAAGAATACAAGCAAATAGCCAGAGCAACTCTCTCAAGAAAATTCCAATATGTTGATGATGTATTAGCTAAACAAGCTTTCTTTGCAGATGATAGCTTTACTGTTGCAGATGCTTATTTATTCACCGTGAGCAATTGGGCAAAATTAGTGGGTGTTGATATTACTCACTTGAAACATTTGACTGAATATTGCGACAAAATTGCTAAACGTCCTAAAGTTCAAGAAGCATTATCGGCTGAAGGGCTGATCTAA
- a CDS encoding glycine zipper 2TM domain-containing protein, with protein MLKKVFVGVVAVVVLSGCVNTSTLSGDTISAKDAKQVQTVTYGTVLNARPITIQAGEDENVIGAIGGAVLGGLLGNTIGGGSGKTLATAAGAIAGGLAGQQAQGALNKSQGVQLEIRLDSGKNIVVVQKQDPSVFRSGQRVMIANSGGTVTVSPR; from the coding sequence ATGCTTAAGAAAGTTTTCGTCGGTGTTGTAGCAGTCGTTGTATTATCTGGCTGTGTCAATACCAGTACACTTTCTGGTGATACTATTTCAGCTAAAGACGCTAAACAAGTACAGACTGTAACTTACGGTACTGTATTGAATGCACGCCCTATTACCATCCAAGCTGGTGAAGATGAAAATGTTATCGGTGCGATTGGTGGTGCAGTACTAGGCGGCCTATTGGGTAATACCATTGGTGGCGGTTCTGGTAAAACGCTTGCTACCGCAGCGGGAGCAATTGCGGGTGGCTTAGCCGGCCAACAAGCTCAAGGTGCGCTGAATAAGAGCCAAGGTGTACAATTAGAAATTCGTCTTGATAGCGGTAAAAATATCGTCGTTGTTCAAAAACAAGATCCAAGTGTTTTCCGCTCTGGCCAACGTGTCATGATTGCAAATAGTGGCGGCACAGTCACTGTATCACCACGTTAA
- a CDS encoding DUF1289 domain-containing protein: MAEQLEFFEIQSPCRGICQTNEQGYCRGCFRSREERFQWLKFTDSQKRNILRLCRQRYLRSISVKTQKDEPPSTQQELF; encoded by the coding sequence ATGGCGGAGCAACTCGAGTTTTTTGAAATTCAAAGCCCTTGTCGTGGAATTTGTCAAACCAATGAACAAGGTTATTGTCGAGGCTGTTTTCGTTCGAGGGAAGAACGCTTTCAGTGGTTAAAATTTACAGATAGCCAAAAACGCAATATTCTACGTTTATGTCGCCAGCGCTACCTTCGTTCAATCTCGGTTAAAACACAAAAAGATGAGCCACCTTCAACGCAACAAGAGCTGTTTTAG
- the sapD gene encoding putrescine export ABC transporter ATP-binding protein SapD has protein sequence MPLLDIRNLTIEFMTANGPVKAVDRISMTLTEGEVRGLVGESGSGKSLIAKAICGVTKDNIRVTADRFRFQDIDLLKLSPRKRRKLIGHNISMIFQEPQSCLDPAEDIGKQLIQAIPRWTYKGRWWQRFNWRKCRAIELLHRVGIKDHKDIMRSYPYELTDGECQKVMIAIAIANQPRLLIADEPTNAMESTTQAQIFRLLDKLNQNNNMTILLISHDMEMMSKLVDRINVLYCGQTVESATPEDILQRPHHPYTQALIRSIPDFESPIPHKGRLNTLPGAIPSLEHLPIGCRLGPRCPYAQRTCIVAPPLRNIKNHLFACHYPLNTEEPN, from the coding sequence ATGCCTTTACTAGACATCCGCAATTTAACCATTGAGTTTATGACCGCCAATGGCCCCGTCAAGGCGGTTGACCGTATTTCTATGACGCTGACCGAAGGTGAAGTTCGAGGCTTAGTCGGTGAGTCAGGCTCAGGTAAAAGCTTAATCGCAAAAGCCATTTGTGGGGTAACTAAAGACAATATTCGCGTCACGGCAGACCGCTTTCGTTTTCAAGATATCGATTTATTAAAATTGAGTCCGCGTAAACGCCGAAAACTAATTGGTCACAATATCTCGATGATTTTCCAAGAGCCGCAATCTTGCCTTGATCCTGCTGAGGATATTGGCAAACAATTAATACAAGCCATCCCAAGATGGACGTATAAAGGCCGTTGGTGGCAGCGATTTAATTGGCGAAAATGTCGTGCTATTGAACTGTTACATCGTGTTGGTATTAAAGATCATAAAGATATTATGCGTAGCTACCCTTATGAACTGACCGATGGTGAATGCCAAAAAGTGATGATCGCTATCGCTATTGCTAATCAGCCTCGTTTATTAATTGCTGATGAACCCACTAACGCGATGGAATCCACGACGCAGGCACAAATTTTTCGTTTACTCGATAAGCTAAATCAAAACAATAACATGACTATTTTATTGATCAGTCATGATATGGAAATGATGTCAAAACTCGTCGATAGAATTAATGTGCTTTACTGTGGGCAAACCGTTGAAAGTGCCACACCTGAAGATATTCTACAGCGACCTCATCACCCTTATACGCAAGCACTTATTCGTTCAATACCTGATTTCGAAAGCCCTATTCCGCATAAAGGACGGTTAAATACATTACCCGGTGCGATCCCATCACTGGAGCATTTACCCATTGGCTGTCGCTTAGGCCCTCGATGTCCTTATGCTCAACGAACCTGTATCGTGGCTCCCCCTTTACGTAATATTAAAAACCATCTATTTGCTTGCCACTACCCGTTAAATACGGAGGAACCAAACTGA
- the gloA gene encoding lactoylglutathione lyase — translation MRLLHTMLRVTDMQRSIDFYTKVLGMRLLRTSENPEYKYSLAFVGYSDESEGAVIELTYNWGVDSYEMGTAFGHIALGVDNVAQTCEDIRHAGGNVTREAGPVKGGSTIIAFVEDPDGYKIELIENKSASKGLGN, via the coding sequence ATGCGCTTACTACATACTATGTTACGTGTGACAGATATGCAGCGTTCAATAGATTTTTATACTAAGGTTTTGGGTATGCGTCTACTGCGTACCAGTGAAAACCCTGAGTATAAATATTCGTTGGCATTCGTCGGTTACAGTGACGAAAGTGAAGGTGCAGTCATTGAGCTAACCTATAACTGGGGTGTTGATAGCTACGAGATGGGAACCGCTTTTGGCCATATTGCGCTTGGTGTCGATAATGTTGCTCAAACCTGCGAAGATATTCGTCACGCGGGTGGTAACGTCACTCGAGAAGCAGGCCCAGTAAAAGGGGGCAGCACGATTATTGCTTTTGTTGAAGATCCCGATGGCTACAAAATCGAGTTGATTGAAAATAAAAGTGCCAGTAAAGGCCTAGGTAATTAA
- the slyA gene encoding transcriptional regulator SlyA: MESQIGTDLSRVVRMWRSLIDHRLKPLKLTQTHWITLHNISQLPPEQSQIQLAKAIGIEQPSLVRTLDQLEEKKLISRHTCVNDRRAKRIKLTEESEPFIKKVDEVIDNTRKEILGNISQDELGQLSVLLLKLEKNILRLQGDL, translated from the coding sequence TTGGAGTCACAAATAGGAACTGATTTATCACGTGTGGTACGCATGTGGAGATCACTCATTGATCATCGTTTGAAACCGCTTAAGTTAACGCAAACGCATTGGATTACATTGCACAATATTAGTCAATTACCACCTGAACAGTCTCAAATTCAACTCGCAAAAGCTATCGGTATTGAGCAGCCATCATTAGTGAGAACACTTGATCAGTTAGAAGAAAAAAAACTGATATCTCGACACACTTGTGTCAATGATAGACGTGCGAAAAGAATAAAGTTAACGGAGGAGTCTGAACCTTTTATTAAGAAAGTAGATGAAGTTATTGATAACACACGGAAAGAAATTTTAGGCAATATATCTCAAGATGAGCTTGGTCAATTATCCGTTCTGTTGTTAAAGCTAGAAAAAAATATCTTAAGATTACAAGGAGATTTGTAG
- the fabI gene encoding enoyl-ACP reductase FabI, with protein sequence MGFLTGKRILITGVASKLSIAYGIAKAMHDQGAELAFTYQNEKLKPRVEEFAASLGSNLVIECDVAVDASIDALFAELGKSWPKFDGFVHSIGFAPADQLDGDYVDAVTRDGFRIAHDISAYSFVAMAKACREMLNPDASLLTLTYLGAERAIPNYNVMGLAKASLEANVRYMANAMGPQGIRVNAVSAGPIRTLAASGIKDFRKMLAHCEAVTPIRRTVTIEDVGNTAAFLCSNLAAGITGEVVHVDGGFSIAAMNELELK encoded by the coding sequence ATGGGTTTTTTAACCGGCAAGCGCATTCTAATCACTGGTGTTGCCAGTAAATTATCAATTGCATACGGTATTGCTAAAGCAATGCATGATCAAGGCGCTGAACTGGCGTTCACTTATCAAAACGAAAAATTAAAACCGCGTGTTGAAGAGTTTGCAGCATCTTTAGGCTCTAACCTCGTTATTGAATGTGACGTTGCTGTTGATGCAAGTATTGACGCTCTGTTTGCTGAATTAGGAAAATCCTGGCCTAAATTTGATGGCTTTGTCCATTCAATCGGCTTTGCTCCAGCAGACCAACTCGATGGTGACTATGTTGATGCGGTCACTCGTGACGGCTTCCGTATCGCTCACGACATCAGTGCTTATAGCTTTGTTGCAATGGCAAAAGCATGTCGTGAAATGCTGAACCCAGATGCCTCTCTGTTAACGCTGACCTACTTAGGTGCTGAGCGTGCAATCCCTAACTATAACGTCATGGGCCTGGCAAAAGCCTCTTTGGAAGCTAATGTGCGTTATATGGCCAATGCTATGGGTCCTCAAGGTATCCGTGTGAACGCGGTTTCTGCCGGTCCAATCCGGACACTAGCGGCATCTGGTATTAAAGATTTCCGTAAAATGCTTGCGCATTGTGAAGCTGTAACGCCAATCCGCCGTACTGTCACGATCGAAGATGTTGGTAATACAGCCGCCTTCCTGTGCTCTAACCTTGCAGCCGGTATTACTGGTGAAGTCGTTCACGTTGACGGTGGTTTCAGCATCGCTGCGATGAATGAGTTAGAACTAAAATAA